The following coding sequences are from one Salmo trutta chromosome 36, fSalTru1.1, whole genome shotgun sequence window:
- the LOC115175585 gene encoding proteasome subunit alpha type-2, whose amino-acid sequence MKLISAIWSVQQSFPQDRSTMAERGYSFSLTTFSPSGKLVQIEYALAAVAAGAPAVGIKASNGVVLATEKKQKSILYDETSVHKVEPITKHIGMVYSGMGPDYRVLLRRARKLAQQYFLVYQEPIPTAQLVQRVASVMQEYTQSGGVRPFGVSLLIAGWDEDRPYLFQSDPSGAYFAWKATAMGKNYVNGKTFLEKRYNEDLELEDAIHTAILTLKESFEGQMTEDNIEVGICNEAGFRRLSPAEVKDYLAAIA is encoded by the exons ATGAAGCTCATTTCCGCCATCTGGTCCGTCCAGCAAAGCTTTCCCCAAGACAGATCAACAATGGCTGAACGAGGATACAGCTTCTCCCTCACTACTTTCAG CCCCTCTGGGAAACTGGTCCAAATTGAATATGCCCTGGCAGCTGTGGCCGCAGGTGCTCCCGCTGTGGGAATCAAAG CCTCAAATGGAGTTGTCTTGGCAACAGAAAAGAAACAGAAGTCCATCCTCTATGACGAGACCAGTGTTCACAAAGTGGAGCCCATAACCAAACACATTGGCATGGTGTACAGTGGCATGGGACCTGACTACAG GGTGCTGCTCCGAAGAGCCAGGAAGTTGGCCCAGCAGTACTTCCTGGTGTACCAGGAGCCCATCCCCACAGCTCAGCTTGTTCAGAGGGTGGCCTCTGTCATGCAGGAATACACACAATCAGG GGGTGTCCGTCCTTTCGGAGTATCCTTGCTGATCGCTGGTTGGGATGAGGACAGACCATACCTTTTCCAGTCTGATCCATCT GGAGCATATTTCGCATGGAAAGCAACCGCTATGGGGAAGAACTACGTCAATGGTAAAACATTCCTTGAGAAAAG ATACAATGAGGACCTGGAACTGGAGGATGCCATTCACACAGCTATCTTGACTTTGAAG GAAAGCTTTGAGGGTCAGATGACCGAAGACAATATTGAAGTGGGGATCTGCAATGAAGCCGGCTTCAGGCGACTGTCACCCGCAGAAGTGAAAGACTACTTGGCGGCCATCGCTTAA